One stretch of Streptomyces sp. NBC_01363 DNA includes these proteins:
- a CDS encoding alpha/beta fold hydrolase, which produces METPEASRSRWRWLPHRGRGRWTAGLAALAVLAGAGTWNAAADDSGPAVHRQDRMMKADGVSIDTSYFTAGGSGRRPAVLIGHGFGGSKDDVRAQAEQLARSGYAVLTWSARGFGKSGGDIGLNDPDREVKDVSRLIDWLADRPEVELDAKGDPRVGITGASYGGAVSLLAAGYDKRVDAVAPQITYWNLADALFPDGVFKKLWAGVFVTTGGGCQKFEKRLCEMYERVAVSGKPDAAARALLTERSPSAVADRIEVPALIVQGQSDSLFPLGQADAMAKAISGNGAPVAVDWIAGGHDGGNLETDRVQRRIGDWFDRYLKDDKGADTGPGFRVTRTGGIDSTDGATLVRGASSDTYPGLDNGTRNVDLGRRTQTFRNPAGANPPAISAVPGVGGGLAQLSSLGVGLSIDFPGQYARFDSAPLDSTLSVTGSPTVRVDVEARQGDAVLFGKVYDVSPDGKQQLLPSQLVAPFRITPDQQGKEIRLTLPAIDHRFDAGHRLRLVLSATDLGYASPAEPTTYTVTPAGPLTLPTAPGLKTAPATLPWWTWGLPAAAVVIAALLLLTARRRTAAPAPDPALADVPLQITGLSKKYAKSSDRYAVKELSFRVEKGQVLGLLGPNGAGKTTTLRMLMGLITPDDGEIRVFGQAIRPGAPVLSRVGSFVEGAGFLPHLSGRANLELYWQATGRPAGDAHLEEALEIAGLGDALARAVRTYSQGMRQRLAIAQAMLGLPDLLILDEPTNGLDPPQIREMRDVMIRYAAGGRTVIVSSHLLSEVEQSCTHLVVMDRGRLVQAGPVAEITGSGDMLLVTTAQEVAEPLVEKIAALAGIGSAVRTADGLGLLVRLDGATSSGLIAELVRLDVPLTGVGPHRRMEDAFLTLISGGSA; this is translated from the coding sequence ATGGAGACTCCCGAAGCGAGCAGGTCCCGGTGGCGGTGGCTGCCGCACCGCGGACGCGGCCGGTGGACCGCGGGCCTGGCGGCGCTCGCCGTGCTGGCCGGTGCGGGCACCTGGAACGCCGCGGCCGACGACAGCGGGCCCGCCGTGCACCGCCAGGACCGGATGATGAAGGCCGACGGGGTGTCCATCGACACCTCGTACTTCACCGCCGGGGGCAGCGGGCGCCGGCCCGCCGTGCTGATCGGGCACGGCTTCGGCGGCAGCAAGGACGATGTGCGGGCGCAGGCCGAACAGTTGGCCCGCTCCGGGTACGCCGTGCTGACCTGGTCCGCCCGAGGGTTCGGCAAGTCGGGCGGCGACATCGGGCTCAACGACCCCGACCGCGAGGTCAAGGACGTGTCCCGGCTGATCGACTGGCTCGCGGACCGGCCCGAGGTGGAACTCGACGCGAAGGGCGACCCCCGCGTCGGGATCACCGGGGCTTCCTACGGCGGAGCCGTCTCGCTCCTCGCCGCCGGGTACGACAAGCGCGTCGACGCCGTCGCACCGCAGATCACGTACTGGAACCTCGCCGACGCCCTCTTCCCCGACGGGGTCTTCAAGAAGCTCTGGGCCGGAGTCTTCGTCACCACCGGCGGCGGCTGTCAGAAGTTCGAGAAGCGGCTCTGCGAGATGTACGAACGGGTCGCCGTCAGCGGAAAGCCGGACGCCGCCGCGCGTGCGCTGCTGACCGAACGGTCACCGAGCGCCGTCGCCGACCGCATCGAGGTGCCCGCGCTCATCGTGCAGGGACAGTCCGACTCCCTCTTCCCGCTCGGCCAGGCCGACGCCATGGCCAAGGCCATCAGCGGCAACGGCGCACCGGTCGCCGTCGACTGGATCGCCGGCGGGCACGACGGCGGCAACCTGGAGACAGACCGCGTCCAACGGCGGATCGGCGACTGGTTCGACCGCTACCTCAAGGACGACAAGGGCGCCGACACCGGGCCCGGCTTCCGCGTCACCCGCACCGGAGGCATCGACTCCACCGACGGGGCCACCCTGGTACGCGGGGCGAGCAGCGACACCTACCCGGGGCTGGACAACGGCACGCGCAACGTCGACCTGGGCCGTCGCACGCAGACCTTCCGCAACCCCGCCGGGGCCAACCCGCCCGCCATCTCCGCCGTCCCCGGAGTCGGCGGCGGTCTCGCCCAGCTCTCGTCGCTCGGCGTCGGGCTCTCGATCGACTTCCCCGGGCAGTACGCCCGCTTCGACTCGGCCCCGCTGGACAGCACGCTGAGCGTCACCGGCTCACCGACCGTCCGGGTCGACGTCGAGGCGCGGCAGGGCGACGCGGTGCTGTTCGGCAAGGTGTACGACGTATCGCCGGACGGCAAGCAGCAGTTGCTGCCCTCCCAGCTGGTCGCCCCCTTCCGGATCACCCCGGACCAGCAGGGCAAGGAGATCCGGCTGACCCTCCCCGCCATCGACCACCGGTTCGACGCGGGACACCGGCTCCGCCTCGTCCTCTCCGCCACCGACCTCGGCTACGCCTCACCGGCCGAGCCGACGACGTACACCGTGACCCCGGCCGGCCCGCTGACCCTCCCCACCGCCCCCGGCCTGAAGACCGCGCCCGCCACCCTGCCCTGGTGGACCTGGGGGCTCCCGGCCGCCGCCGTGGTGATCGCCGCCCTGCTGCTGCTCACCGCCCGCCGCCGCACCGCGGCGCCCGCACCCGATCCGGCGCTCGCCGACGTACCCCTCCAGATCACCGGCCTGTCGAAGAAGTACGCCAAGTCCAGCGACCGGTACGCCGTGAAGGAACTGTCCTTCCGGGTCGAGAAGGGGCAGGTGCTCGGCCTCCTCGGTCCCAATGGTGCGGGCAAGACCACGACGCTGCGCATGCTGATGGGGCTCATCACCCCCGACGACGGCGAGATCCGGGTCTTCGGGCAGGCCATCCGGCCGGGCGCACCCGTACTGTCCCGGGTCGGCTCGTTCGTCGAGGGCGCCGGATTCCTGCCGCACCTGTCCGGGCGCGCCAACCTGGAGCTGTACTGGCAGGCCACCGGGCGTCCCGCCGGGGACGCGCACCTGGAGGAGGCCCTGGAGATCGCCGGGCTCGGCGACGCCCTGGCCCGCGCCGTCCGTACCTACTCGCAGGGTATGCGGCAGCGGCTCGCCATTGCCCAGGCCATGCTCGGCCTGCCGGACCTGCTCATCCTCGACGAACCGACCAACGGCCTCGACCCGCCCCAGATCCGCGAGATGCGTGACGTGATGATCCGCTACGCGGCCGGGGGCCGGACCGTCATCGTCTCCAGCCACCTGCTCTCCGAGGTCGAGCAGTCCTGCACCCACCTCGTGGTCATGGACCGCGGCCGGCTCGTCCAGGCGGGCCCGGTCGCCGAGATCACCGGCTCCGGCGACATGCTGCTCGTCACCACCGCGCAGGAGGTCGCCGAACCGCTCGTGGAGAAGATCGCCGCCCTGGCCGGGATCGGCTCGGCGGTCCGCACCGCCGACGGCCTCGGACTGCTGGTCCGGCTCGACGGCGCCACCTCGTCCGGGCTGATCGCCGAACTGGTCCGGCTGGACGTGCCGTTGACCGGTGTGGGGCCGCACCGCCGCATGGAGGACGCGTTCCTCACCCTGATCTCCGGAGGCTCCGCATGA
- a CDS encoding ABC transporter permease, producing the protein MSAAVELTGSAEAPGYRARRTLPLRVEAVRQLRRRRTLLMGGVLAALPFILIIAFAIGGTPDSRGGAGDRITLMDTATSSAANFAATCLFVSAGFLLVVPVALFCGDTVASEASWSSLRYLLAAPVPRARLLWSKLVVALGFSLAAMVLLPLVALAAGAVAYGWGPLELPTGGALAASQAVPRLALVVAFVFVSQLVTAGLAFWLSTKTDAPLGAVGGAVGLTIVGNVLDAVTALGSWREFLPAHWQFAWADALQPGIEWGGMVKGAAISVTYALILFALAFRGFSRKDIVS; encoded by the coding sequence ATGAGTGCCGCAGTCGAACTCACCGGGAGCGCCGAAGCCCCCGGCTACCGCGCCCGGCGCACCCTGCCGCTGCGCGTCGAGGCGGTACGCCAGCTGCGCAGGCGCCGCACCCTGCTCATGGGCGGGGTGCTGGCCGCGCTGCCGTTCATCCTGATCATCGCGTTCGCGATCGGCGGCACCCCGGACTCGCGGGGCGGCGCCGGCGACCGGATCACCCTGATGGACACCGCGACCTCGTCCGCCGCGAACTTCGCCGCGACCTGCCTGTTCGTCTCCGCCGGGTTCCTGCTCGTGGTCCCGGTCGCGCTGTTCTGCGGGGACACCGTCGCCTCCGAGGCGAGCTGGTCGTCGCTGCGCTATCTGCTGGCGGCGCCCGTGCCACGGGCCAGGCTGCTGTGGAGCAAGCTCGTCGTGGCCCTCGGCTTCAGCCTGGCCGCGATGGTGCTGCTGCCGCTCGTCGCGCTGGCCGCGGGAGCCGTCGCGTACGGCTGGGGGCCGCTCGAACTGCCCACCGGGGGAGCGCTCGCGGCCTCGCAGGCCGTGCCACGGCTCGCACTCGTCGTCGCGTTCGTCTTCGTGTCCCAACTGGTCACCGCCGGACTGGCGTTCTGGCTGTCCACGAAGACCGACGCCCCGCTGGGGGCGGTCGGCGGCGCGGTCGGGCTGACCATCGTCGGCAATGTGCTGGACGCCGTCACCGCACTCGGGTCCTGGCGCGAATTCCTGCCCGCGCACTGGCAGTTCGCCTGGGCCGACGCGCTCCAGCCCGGCATCGAATGGGGCGGCATGGTCAAGGGCGCGGCGATCTCGGTGACGTATGCCCTGATCCTGTTCGCTCTCGCCTTCCGCGGGTTCAGTCGTAAGGACATCGTGTCCTGA
- a CDS encoding von Willebrand factor type A domain-containing protein, which produces MERRTGKYTKRYVRTWQGALGVLLAGGVLLTGCSGTSTGSKSASDGRGGGGPLPAPAPAASGGAADSDGAKKQDGLRESAPPDYLSTFALDVDTASYGYARRTLGDGGLPDPSTVRPEEFVNSFRQGYRRPDGNGFTVNVDGARAGGEGGDWSLVRVGLATRAAPARDERPPAALTFVVDISGSMAETGRLDLVKKSLGILTDELRDDDSVSLVTFSDEAKTLLPMTRLRDHRGRIRDRVDSMEATDSTNVEAGIRRGYEEAVDGRVEGANNRVVLLSDALANTGETDADAILERIGSARRDYGITLFGVGVGSDYGDALMERLTNKGDGHTTYIADEDQARKVFVDQLPAHLELTARDAKAQVAFDRDTVEQFKLIGYEDRKVADEDFRNDRVDGGEVGPGHTVTALYAVRLRAGASGHVATATVRWLDPRTRAPHEQQGTVGTNAIDGPLWGGDSKRLQVTAAAAYFAESLRGEQLPGAPGLGELASRARELASGTEDESVRKLATMIGQADRLKGGSGDGGSGGAPEGELD; this is translated from the coding sequence ATGGAACGCCGGACAGGCAAGTACACGAAGCGGTACGTGCGGACATGGCAGGGCGCGCTCGGGGTGCTGCTGGCGGGCGGGGTGCTGCTCACCGGGTGCTCGGGGACGTCGACCGGGAGCAAGTCCGCCTCCGACGGCCGGGGCGGCGGCGGCCCGCTCCCGGCGCCCGCTCCCGCCGCGTCGGGCGGCGCCGCCGACAGCGACGGGGCGAAGAAGCAGGACGGACTGCGGGAGTCCGCACCGCCCGACTACCTCTCCACCTTCGCCCTGGACGTCGACACCGCCTCGTACGGCTACGCGCGCCGCACCCTCGGCGACGGCGGCCTGCCGGACCCGTCCACCGTGCGGCCCGAGGAGTTCGTCAACAGCTTCCGCCAGGGCTACCGGCGCCCGGACGGCAACGGCTTCACCGTGAACGTCGACGGGGCCCGCGCCGGGGGCGAGGGCGGCGACTGGTCGCTGGTGCGGGTGGGCCTGGCCACCCGGGCCGCCCCCGCCCGTGACGAACGCCCGCCCGCCGCGCTCACCTTCGTCGTCGACATCTCCGGCTCGATGGCCGAGACCGGCCGCCTCGACCTGGTGAAGAAGTCGCTGGGCATCCTCACCGACGAACTCCGCGACGACGACTCGGTCTCCCTGGTCACCTTCAGCGACGAGGCGAAGACCCTGCTGCCGATGACCCGGCTGCGGGACCACCGCGGCAGGATCCGCGACCGGGTCGACTCCATGGAGGCCACCGACTCCACCAACGTCGAAGCCGGTATCCGCCGCGGCTACGAAGAGGCGGTCGACGGCCGGGTCGAGGGTGCCAACAACCGGGTCGTCCTGCTCTCCGACGCCCTCGCCAACACCGGCGAGACCGACGCCGATGCCATCCTGGAACGCATCGGCTCCGCCCGCCGCGACTACGGCATCACCCTCTTCGGGGTCGGCGTCGGCAGCGACTACGGCGACGCGTTGATGGAACGGCTCACCAACAAGGGCGACGGCCACACCACGTACATCGCCGACGAGGACCAGGCCCGCAAGGTCTTCGTCGACCAGCTGCCCGCACACCTCGAACTGACGGCGCGCGACGCCAAGGCCCAGGTCGCCTTCGACCGGGACACCGTCGAGCAGTTCAAGCTCATCGGGTACGAGGACCGCAAGGTCGCCGACGAGGACTTCCGCAACGACCGTGTCGACGGCGGCGAGGTCGGCCCCGGCCACACGGTGACGGCGCTCTACGCCGTACGCCTCAGGGCGGGCGCCTCCGGCCACGTGGCGACGGCGACCGTGCGCTGGCTGGACCCCAGGACCCGGGCACCGCACGAGCAGCAGGGCACGGTCGGGACGAACGCGATCGACGGCCCGCTGTGGGGCGGTGACAGCAAGCGCCTCCAAGTGACCGCGGCCGCCGCGTACTTCGCCGAGTCGCTGCGCGGCGAACAGCTGCCGGGCGCGCCCGGACTCGGTGAACTCGCCTCGCGGGCGAGGGAGCTGGCGTCCGGGACCGAGGACGAGTCGGTGCGGAAGCTGGCGACCATGATCGGACAGGCCGACCGGCTCAAGGGCGGCTCGGGCGACGGCGGTTCCGGGGGAGCGCCGGAGGGCGAACTGGACTGA
- a CDS encoding DUF1772 domain-containing protein — protein MMATMSSSLFLALAVITTGLYAGFMLTFLIAIMPGIAALPDERFTAAMRRFNEKVPGPAFLVLFLGVIAFPAVVVLGGDGGSDRALAVVALVCAVAGHLITIAGNIPLNKALAESEGGDDSAARAAFESPWNRLHRVRTVLSLAAFALLAVVGAEF, from the coding sequence ATGATGGCCACCATGTCCTCCTCCCTGTTCCTGGCGCTCGCCGTGATCACGACGGGCCTCTACGCCGGATTCATGCTGACGTTCCTGATCGCGATCATGCCGGGCATCGCGGCACTGCCGGACGAGCGGTTCACGGCCGCCATGCGCCGCTTCAACGAGAAGGTGCCGGGTCCGGCCTTCCTGGTCCTCTTCCTCGGCGTGATCGCCTTCCCGGCCGTCGTGGTCCTCGGCGGCGACGGCGGCTCGGACCGGGCGCTCGCCGTCGTGGCGCTGGTCTGCGCGGTCGCCGGCCACCTGATCACGATCGCCGGCAACATCCCGCTGAACAAGGCGCTCGCGGAGTCCGAGGGAGGCGACGACAGCGCGGCCCGCGCGGCGTTCGAATCCCCCTGGAACAGGCTCCACCGGGTCCGGACGGTCCTGTCCCTCGCCGCGTTCGCCCTGCTGGCCGTGGTCGGGGCGGAGTTCTAG
- a CDS encoding ABC transporter permease, producing the protein MGTAPETRKAANAARTTGNDAGGRIRSLALRWDTAVGVLLVAVLVIGLGSTDGFGSGENLAFAFNDIAEVAIIALPMTLLVVAGQVDLSVASMLGLGSALTGALWNAGWAFETIVPVVLLVGVAGGLLNGWLVTRVGLPSLAVTIGTLALYRGLASVALGSDAVTDFPRTYADWAVDTTTVPGTFVTYPVLLFAVLAVLTAIVLHATGLGRSLFAIGAQEEAAYFAGIRVKRIKLLLFVVTGLFASFTGVLFTLRYGSARADNGLGFEMLVIASVLLGGIDFDGGKGTLFGAVAGVLLIGVLKNLLTLNDIANEVQVIVTGLLLVASVLTPRVIAAVVERRHRRAANAQS; encoded by the coding sequence ATGGGAACGGCGCCTGAGACGCGGAAGGCGGCGAACGCAGCCCGGACGACGGGCAACGACGCCGGTGGCCGCATACGGAGCCTGGCGCTGCGCTGGGACACCGCGGTAGGCGTGCTCCTGGTGGCGGTACTCGTCATCGGCCTCGGCTCCACGGACGGCTTCGGCTCCGGCGAGAACCTCGCGTTCGCCTTCAACGACATCGCCGAGGTCGCCATCATCGCCCTGCCGATGACGCTGCTCGTCGTCGCCGGTCAGGTCGACCTCTCGGTCGCCTCGATGCTGGGCCTGGGCAGCGCGCTGACCGGTGCGCTGTGGAACGCCGGCTGGGCCTTCGAGACGATCGTGCCGGTGGTGCTGCTGGTGGGCGTGGCGGGCGGGCTGCTCAACGGCTGGCTGGTCACCCGGGTGGGGCTGCCCTCGCTGGCCGTCACCATCGGCACCCTGGCCCTCTACCGCGGGCTGGCCTCGGTGGCGCTGGGCAGCGACGCGGTGACCGACTTCCCGCGGACGTACGCGGACTGGGCGGTCGACACCACCACGGTGCCCGGCACCTTCGTCACGTACCCGGTCCTGCTGTTCGCCGTCCTCGCGGTGCTCACCGCGATCGTGCTGCACGCCACGGGCCTGGGCCGTTCGCTGTTCGCGATCGGTGCCCAGGAGGAGGCTGCGTACTTCGCGGGCATCCGGGTCAAGCGGATCAAGCTGCTGCTGTTCGTCGTGACGGGGCTGTTCGCCTCGTTCACGGGTGTCCTGTTCACCCTGCGGTACGGCAGCGCCCGCGCCGACAACGGGCTCGGCTTCGAAATGCTCGTCATCGCCTCCGTGCTGCTCGGCGGCATCGACTTCGACGGCGGAAAGGGCACCCTCTTCGGCGCGGTCGCCGGGGTGCTGCTGATCGGGGTGCTGAAGAACCTCCTGACGCTCAACGACATCGCCAACGAGGTGCAGGTGATCGTGACCGGCCTGCTGCTCGTGGCGTCCGTCCTCACCCCCCGGGTGATCGCCGCTGTCGTCGAACGACGGCACCGGCGCGCCGCGAACGCCCAGTCCTGA
- the rhaS gene encoding rhamnose ABC transporter substrate-binding protein, with protein MMLRTAAGRRAVATAATAVSLALALSACSGTTKDSADQGSAKAGTTAKADPDAPLKKGLKLSFLPKQINNPYEKIVDDAGIAAAREFGGTGKEVGPSDAGASSQVSYINTLIQQRQDAILVAANDPNAVCGPLKQAMKKNIKVVAYDSDTAKDCRQLFINQASSEEIGRSLVQHLGEQIGYRGRIAILSATQNATNQNTWIGFMQDELKLPRYKNMKLVKVAYGDDADQKSFQQTQGLMQAYPDLKGIISPTTVGIAAAARYLSDSSYKGKVVLNGLGTPNQMRKYVKDGTVEQFSLWNPEELGLLGSYAAAALASGQINGTEGEKFKAGRLGEYTVGKDGEVILGKPTVFDRGNIDKFNF; from the coding sequence ATGATGCTCCGCACCGCCGCCGGACGCCGCGCCGTCGCGACCGCCGCCACCGCCGTGTCACTCGCTCTCGCCCTGAGCGCCTGTTCCGGCACCACGAAGGACAGCGCGGACCAGGGCTCCGCGAAGGCCGGGACGACGGCGAAGGCCGATCCGGACGCGCCGTTGAAGAAGGGCCTGAAGCTCTCCTTCCTGCCCAAGCAGATCAACAACCCGTACGAGAAGATCGTGGACGACGCGGGCATCGCGGCCGCCCGGGAGTTCGGCGGTACGGGCAAGGAGGTCGGCCCGTCCGACGCCGGGGCCTCCTCGCAGGTCAGCTACATCAACACGCTGATCCAGCAGCGCCAGGACGCGATCCTGGTGGCGGCCAACGACCCCAACGCGGTGTGCGGCCCGCTGAAGCAGGCCATGAAGAAGAACATCAAGGTCGTCGCGTACGACTCCGACACCGCGAAGGACTGCCGCCAGCTCTTCATCAACCAGGCGAGCTCCGAGGAGATCGGTCGCAGCCTGGTCCAGCACCTCGGTGAGCAGATCGGCTACCGGGGCAGGATCGCGATCCTCTCGGCCACCCAGAACGCCACGAACCAGAACACCTGGATCGGCTTCATGCAGGACGAGTTGAAGCTGCCCAGGTACAAGAACATGAAGCTGGTGAAGGTGGCGTACGGGGACGACGCGGACCAGAAGTCGTTCCAGCAGACGCAGGGCCTGATGCAGGCGTACCCGGACCTCAAGGGCATCATCTCGCCCACCACCGTCGGCATCGCCGCCGCCGCCCGCTACCTGAGCGACTCCTCGTACAAGGGCAAGGTCGTGCTGAACGGACTGGGCACGCCGAACCAGATGCGCAAGTACGTCAAGGACGGCACCGTCGAGCAGTTCTCGCTGTGGAACCCGGAGGAGCTGGGCCTCCTCGGTTCGTACGCCGCCGCCGCGCTGGCGTCGGGGCAGATCAACGGCACCGAGGGGGAGAAGTTCAAGGCGGGCAGGCTCGGTGAGTACACGGTCGGCAAGGACGGCGAGGTCATCCTCGGCAAGCCGACCGTCTTCGACCGCGGGAACATCGACAAGTTCAACTTCTGA